The Candidatus Melainabacteria bacterium RIFOXYA2_FULL_32_9 genome segment TTAAATTTAACTAATAAAAAATATAGTAGAGCTCCAACGATAACTGATAACTTTAAACTAAGTCCAACTTCATCAAAGGCTTTAGTCGTTAACTTAAGTTAGGTAATGGATATTACCAAAAATCTTGTATACATAGAAAACTTCTTGTAAAACAAGAAGCATGAGTAAAGATAGAAAGTTGTAGGTTTAAATTTTAGGATTTATAGTTATATTTTTTAATTAAATGTTTGTTATATTTATATAAAGAATATATATTTTTTAAAATTGCTTTTTTTTATAGGATTTTTTTATTTTTGTAATATTTTTTAATTATTATAAATAGTCATATAAATCTTTAAGTAGTATGATTTAAACTGGAGAGTTAAAAAATTGGGTTATAAAGTAATTATGGATCACAGGGAAAATATTAAAAAAGCTCAAAGAATCATTTTCAAATTTGGGACAGGTGTTTTAACAAGAAAAGATGGAAATATAGCCCTTTCAAGAATATATTCTTTTATTGAATCTATTGCTGATCTTAAAAAACAGAATAAGGAAATTATTATTGTTACTTCTGGAGCAGTGGGACTTGGAGCAAAAAGATTACGCATGGAATCAAAACCAACTCTTGCAACATTAAGAAAAGCTTGTGCTGCCGTTGGTCAGGGACAGTTAATGTCTATTTATGAAGAGGGATTTGATAAGCTATCTATTGTGACTTCTCAGGTTTTGCTTACTGATGAAGATTTTTCTATTAGAAAAAGGTATTTAAGTTTAAGAAATACTTTAAGTACCCTATTAGAGCTTGGTGTTATTCCAATTATTAATGAGAATGATACCGTTTCAACTCATGATTTAAAATTCTACAGGCCTGATGGAACAATGGTTTCATTTGGTGACAATGACAAACTAGCTGCGCTTGTTATGAGTAAATTAGGCGCAGATCTTTTAATATTATTATCTGATATAGATGGATTGTATGATGATGATCCAAGAATAAATAAAAATGCAAAACTTATTCCTGTAGTAAATGAATTTACGCCTGAAGTAGAAGCATTGGGTTTTGAAGCTTCAAAACGTGGCCGTGGAGGAATGAAAACAAAACTAGAAGCTGCTAAAATAGCTGTTCATTCAGGTGGTACTGCTATAATAGCTAATGGAAAAAATCCTGATGTTATAGATAAAATATTTAATGCAGAAGAAGTAGGAACTATTTTCTTACCTATTGAGAACTTATCCAGTAGAAAAAGATGGATTGCTTATGCTACGAACGTTACAGGTATAGTAAAAGTTAATGATGGAGCCAAAAAAGCTTTAGTTGATAATTTTGCCAGCTTGTTACCTTCTGGAATGCTGGATATAAAAAATTCTTTCCGAAAAGGAGATGTTGTAAGTATTATTACCTCAGATAATAAAGAATTTGCTCGTGGAATGGTTAATTATTCATCTATAGATTGCAAAAAACTTATTGGAAAACGTACAGAAGAAATTGAGCTCATTTTAGGTTATAAAGAAAATGATGAAATTATTCATAGAGATAATATTGTAATTTTATAGGATTTTTTGCTGTTTATTTTAGAGGAGATTTATGATTACTGAGTTAAATTTGGTTAAAATTGCGCAAAACGCTAAAAAAGCTTCTTATAAACTAGCATCATTAACAGAAGAAGTTAGAAATAATGCTCTTTTAATTATTGCAGAGGAAATAGAAAACAATAAAAATCTTATTTTAGAAGAAAATAATAAAGATTTAATTGAAGCTAAAAAGCTTATTGAGCAAGGAAAATTAACTCAGTCACTATATGACAGATTAAAACTGGATGAAGAAAAAATAAAAGTTATGGTTCAGGGAATCAGGGATGTTGCAAAATTAAAAGACCCTGTTAATAAAGTTTCCTGGGCTATTGAACTTGATAAAGAATTAGAACTTTATAGAGCTAGTTGTCCTATAGGAGTTATCGGGGTTATTTTTGAATCAAGACCTGATGTAGTCCCTCAAATAGCTGCTTTAACAATAAAATCATCTAATGCTGTTATATTAAAAGGTGGAAGCGAAGCAGGAAATTCAAATGAGATTTTAGTTAATATCATAAATAATGCTTTAAATAAAGTGACTGAATATCCTGAAAATTCAATTAATCTTATAAAAACACGTGATGATGTTCAAGAAATGCTTAAGTTAGATGAATATATCGATCTTATTATTCCTAGAGGAAGCAATAAATTGGTAAAATATATTCAATCTAATACTAAAATTCCTGTTTTAGGGCATGCAGAAGGTATTTGTCATATATATATAGATGAATTTGCAGATTTAGATAAAGCTACAAAGATATCAATAGATTCTAAAATTCAATATCCCTCCGCCTGTAATGCTGTAGAAACAATTCTTATACATAAAAAATTATCTAATAAATATTTACCTGAATTAATTCAAGATTTTAAAGATGTTAATGTTCAAGTAAAAGGTGATATTAAAACAAGGCAAGTTGTTGAAAATATAGAAGAAACAACTGAAGAAGATTGGAAAACAGAATACAGCGACAAAATAGTCTCTTTTAAGATAGTAGAAAATATAATTGAAGCTATAGATCATATTAATACATACGGTTCAGGTCATACTGATTCAATAATTACAGAAGATCGAAAAAATGCAGAACTTTTTATGAATCTTGTAGATTCATCAGGTGTTTATCATAACGCATCTACAAGGTTTGCTGATGGCTTTAGATATGGTTTTGGAGCTGAGGTTGGAATTAGTACAAATAAAACTCATGCTAGGGGTCCAGTGGGTATTGAAGGTTTAGTTATTTACAAGTATAAACTATATGGAAATGGTCATATCGTTTCTGAATACTCAGGAAAAAATTCAAAGGGTTACACACATAAAAGAATAAAATAGAGAGTAATAATGATTGTTCAGGCTTTTGCTGAGTATCTAAAACAATTTGATGATGATATACCGACCAGTATATTACTGTTTGGCTGGTTAAAATCAAAATTATCTCAAAAACCTGAATGCAATATTACAAAAGTTATTCAGGAAGAAATAACTCTTGTAAGTGATGAAGAATGT includes the following:
- a CDS encoding glutamate 5-kinase, whose amino-acid sequence is MDHRENIKKAQRIIFKFGTGVLTRKDGNIALSRIYSFIESIADLKKQNKEIIIVTSGAVGLGAKRLRMESKPTLATLRKACAAVGQGQLMSIYEEGFDKLSIVTSQVLLTDEDFSIRKRYLSLRNTLSTLLELGVIPIINENDTVSTHDLKFYRPDGTMVSFGDNDKLAALVMSKLGADLLILLSDIDGLYDDDPRINKNAKLIPVVNEFTPEVEALGFEASKRGRGGMKTKLEAAKIAVHSGGTAIIANGKNPDVIDKIFNAEEVGTIFLPIENLSSRKRWIAYATNVTGIVKVNDGAKKALVDNFASLLPSGMLDIKNSFRKGDVVSIITSDNKEFARGMVNYSSIDCKKLIGKRTEEIELILGYKENDEIIHRDNIVIL
- a CDS encoding glutamate-5-semialdehyde dehydrogenase — protein: MITELNLVKIAQNAKKASYKLASLTEEVRNNALLIIAEEIENNKNLILEENNKDLIEAKKLIEQGKLTQSLYDRLKLDEEKIKVMVQGIRDVAKLKDPVNKVSWAIELDKELELYRASCPIGVIGVIFESRPDVVPQIAALTIKSSNAVILKGGSEAGNSNEILVNIINNALNKVTEYPENSINLIKTRDDVQEMLKLDEYIDLIIPRGSNKLVKYIQSNTKIPVLGHAEGICHIYIDEFADLDKATKISIDSKIQYPSACNAVETILIHKKLSNKYLPELIQDFKDVNVQVKGDIKTRQVVENIEETTEEDWKTEYSDKIVSFKIVENIIEAIDHINTYGSGHTDSIITEDRKNAELFMNLVDSSGVYHNASTRFADGFRYGFGAEVGISTNKTHARGPVGIEGLVIYKYKLYGNGHIVSEYSGKNSKGYTHKRIK